The Deltaproteobacteria bacterium region GTGAAGAAGTCGTCGTCGACGAGTGCCTGGTAGTGCCGCTCCCGCGCGGCGACGATGCGCGACGTCAGCGGCGAGGCACGCCGGATGGCCTTCCAGGCGCCGAGCGCCGTGTCGATCGTCGGCCACTGGAGGAGCAGGACCTGGAACGCGGCGCCCGTCGGGATCTGGTGGAGGAAGTGCTGGATCGCGCGGTGCGCCGACTCGGTGGCGCCGGAGTCGAGGAGCTCGACGTCCGCCATCGACAGCTCCCAGCCGAGGCCGAGGCTCCCGTCCACGAGTACGTGGATCGGCATGTGCTCCTGCTCGACCCACCGCCACGGCAAGAGGTCCGCGAGCGGCGGATCGTCGGCCTTGAGGGCTTCGATCCGCTCCCAGGTCCAGCGCGCCACGGTCGTCATCGCCGCGTCGCCGGCGGTCCCGGCGCCGCGCTTGGCGCCGCCTGCGGCGGGGCACCGGCCGCGGGGGCGGCCGGCTCCGGGGTCGGCTCGCCCGGGCCGGGCGGTGTCTGCGCCTTCGGCTCGACCGTCCATGGCACGACCGTGCGGCGGCCCGACTGGATCGGCGCCGGCCAGGGTGGCGGCGTCGCATCGGGCGGCACCGCCACGCCCAGACCGTTCGGACTGAGCGGCTGCTCGACGAACCATTGCCACGTCTTGACCGGGACGAAGACCCAGTGTCCCTGGACGAGACTGCCGTCCTCGGTGACGTGCGTCGGAACCCAGATGCGCCGCACGTCGGGCGGGACCACGAGAGGCAGGTAGGGCGCCTGATAGCCGAAGCTCGACCCGACGGCTGCGGTCGGCTGCTGGCCCTGCGTCCCAGCGGCTTCCGCGGCGACGAGGGCCTCGTGCATCGACGGCGAGGGCGCGGTCGTCGTCGCGCACGCCCCGAGAGCGAGCGCAACGAGGACGAGGACCGTGGCTAGTCGAGCGTACGCCATGGGCTGTCTGCCGCGGTCTGCGCAAGGGGAAGGCCTTCGATCGTCACGCCATTCTGGATGACGGCGGCGCCGGTGATGCCGGCGCGGACGAAGATGACGGGCACGAGGGTCTCCAGTTGCCGCTCGAAGAAGCGCGACATGCGCTCGGCAGTCGTGGCGAGGCCCTGGAGCGCGGCGAACTGCGCGGTGTTGCCGACCACGGTCGTCTGGGTGCCGCCCAGCGGTGTCGTGGTGATTGTGGTCCCCGCCTGCGCGAGCCCGGCCGCGCCGCCCTGGATGAACGCCGAGAGCGCGACCTTCGCGAGGAACGAGCCGGTGTGCTCGATGACTTCGCCCGGAACGCCGAAGACGCCGTCAGGGCCGTTCACCCAGCCAGCGAGCGGCGTGGTAAAGACCCGTCCGTCGGGCAGCGTGCAGGACAGCTGGTCGAGCTGGAGTGTCGCGCGACGGCTCACGTAGTCGCCGACGGCCTTCGCGATCGCGACGCAGCGCTCGACCGCCACGCGGTGCCGGTTCGGCGCGAACGCGGCCTCGTTGAAGTGCAGCAGGACCGGGAACGGCTGGCTGCCGCGCACCGGCGCGTAAACGCCGGAGAGCAGCGTCACCGATAGGAAGCTGCCCGCAGGAAGGTGGGCCATCTTGACTGGCGGCGCGGGCGCGGCGGCGGGCTTCGGCGGCGGGCCCTCAACGATCTTGAAGTGCGTAAGCCGGGGCGGCCCGGGCGCGGTGATCGGCTCCGGCGGGCGGACCTGCGGCGGCAGAATCGGCTCGGCCGCCCGCGGCGGCGCCGTCGGCGGCACGCGCGGAACGTCGCCGAAGATGCGGCTGAGATCCCCAGGCTTTCCCGCTGGCTCGCCCGGCTTGGAGTCGCCCATCGGGCCCTTCTTCTGCTCACCGAGCTTCTTCTGGAGTTCGTCGAAGCGGTTGAGGAGCTTGCCGTACTCCTCGCGCAGACGGCTGACCTCGCCCTGCAGCTGCACGTCGGGCGAGAGGAGCCGCGGCCCGCTGGCGCCCGTGCCGCTCGTCGACGTGGGCTGACGCGGCTTTGGCC contains the following coding sequences:
- a CDS encoding conjugal transfer protein TraC translates to MTTVARWTWERIEALKADDPPLADLLPWRWVEQEHMPIHVLVDGSLGLGWELSMADVELLDSGATESAHRAIQHFLHQIPTGAAFQVLLLQWPTIDTALGAWKAIRRASPLTSRIVAARERHYQALVDDDFFT
- a CDS encoding TraV family lipoprotein codes for the protein MAYARLATVLVLVALALGACATTTAPSPSMHEALVAAEAAGTQGQQPTAAVGSSFGYQAPYLPLVVPPDVRRIWVPTHVTEDGSLVQGHWVFVPVKTWQWFVEQPLSPNGLGVAVPPDATPPPWPAPIQSGRRTVVPWTVEPKAQTPPGPGEPTPEPAAPAAGAPPQAAPSAAPGPPATRR